Proteins from a single region of Corynebacterium pseudogenitalium:
- a CDS encoding glycosyltransferase family 87 protein: MTNAQDTPPAWAQRLNNIWTAPAPQNGSHTTAATRTLQTAANAAAWPLALLLIIHRVAVLARHGSQTDDFTTVWAATRRFVERVPVYNEVYHHVDPHYLYNPGATLLLSPLGLFDDASLIRPLFVLVNTAAILAALGILTKLSRKPLSHPMLPISIVLSFCTESVVNTLVFSNINGVLLLLFTVFLYSYTHRRFVLAGVCLGLAILVKPMFAPLVVLPLMQLRWRCVVPSVLVPVLFNVVAWPMTPGARDYIDVVVPYLKITRDYANSSLAGFTTYFGLPAQFYDALFVFFGITVAIAVLGLARWRWSDELLWLTFSSTVLLAGVCLLSSLGQAYYSMMLFPAAFTVLSARSPMHTSGPWIGLFFCLAPLQWTTLRNPLIGNWITTFLPTLGWAVFIVSTATWVLTTVFTTKKGERDPHDRESFSADDGSRVESSPRP; the protein is encoded by the coding sequence GTGACAAACGCACAAGACACTCCCCCCGCCTGGGCGCAGCGCCTGAACAACATCTGGACCGCTCCTGCCCCACAGAATGGCTCGCACACCACAGCGGCAACGCGCACGCTACAAACCGCCGCTAACGCAGCTGCCTGGCCACTGGCACTTCTGCTCATCATCCACCGCGTTGCCGTTCTTGCAAGGCACGGCTCCCAGACCGACGACTTCACCACCGTGTGGGCTGCCACCCGTCGCTTCGTCGAGCGCGTCCCCGTCTACAACGAGGTGTATCACCACGTCGATCCGCACTATCTTTACAATCCTGGAGCTACGCTACTGCTCTCACCTTTGGGCCTGTTTGACGACGCCTCGCTGATCCGTCCACTCTTTGTTTTAGTAAACACCGCCGCCATTCTTGCGGCACTTGGAATCCTCACGAAGCTCAGTAGAAAACCGCTGAGCCACCCGATGCTACCTATCAGCATCGTGCTCAGTTTCTGCACCGAGTCAGTTGTGAACACACTCGTCTTTTCGAACATCAATGGTGTATTGCTGCTCCTCTTTACCGTATTCCTCTATAGCTATACTCACAGGCGCTTTGTGTTAGCCGGCGTCTGCCTAGGCCTCGCCATACTGGTCAAGCCGATGTTTGCCCCCTTGGTGGTGTTGCCACTCATGCAACTCCGCTGGCGTTGCGTCGTACCGAGTGTCCTAGTTCCCGTGCTCTTCAACGTTGTCGCATGGCCAATGACACCGGGCGCCCGCGATTACATCGATGTCGTCGTCCCCTACCTAAAGATCACCCGCGACTATGCCAATTCATCGCTTGCCGGCTTCACGACTTACTTTGGACTTCCAGCGCAGTTCTACGACGCACTATTCGTCTTTTTCGGCATCACTGTCGCTATAGCGGTCCTAGGGCTTGCCCGCTGGCGCTGGTCAGACGAGCTCCTATGGCTCACGTTTAGCTCCACGGTGTTACTCGCGGGTGTATGTTTGCTCTCGTCCCTCGGCCAGGCTTACTACTCGATGATGCTCTTCCCGGCGGCTTTCACTGTACTTTCAGCACGAAGCCCAATGCACACCAGCGGCCCCTGGATCGGACTATTTTTCTGCCTTGCACCGTTACAATGGACGACACTTCGAAACCCTCTCATCGGGAACTGGATTACTACATTCCTCCCCACATTGGGTTGGGCTGTGTTCATCGTATCGACGGCCACCTGGGTACTCACAACAGTGTTCACAACAAAGAAAGGCGAAAGAGACCCTCATGACAGAGAATCGTTTTCAGCAGATGACGGAAGCAGAGTGGAAAGCTCACCTCGCCCCTGA
- the msrB gene encoding peptide-methionine (R)-S-oxide reductase MsrB has protein sequence MTENRFQQMTEAEWKAHLAPEEFRVLRQAGTEAPGVGEYTDHFEEGIYVCRACGAELFRSTTKFDAHCGWPAFYAPDSEAAVIKRADYSLGMVRTEVLCAQCHSHLGHVFEGEGFNTPTDQRYCINSISLKFDAPRKDD, from the coding sequence ATGACAGAGAATCGTTTTCAGCAGATGACGGAAGCAGAGTGGAAAGCTCACCTCGCCCCTGAGGAATTCCGTGTACTTCGGCAAGCCGGCACCGAAGCACCTGGAGTTGGTGAGTACACCGACCATTTCGAAGAAGGCATCTACGTGTGCCGTGCATGCGGCGCAGAGTTGTTCCGCTCTACAACGAAGTTCGACGCCCACTGCGGGTGGCCAGCGTTCTACGCTCCTGATAGCGAAGCCGCCGTCATCAAGCGAGCCGATTACTCTCTCGGAATGGTAAGAACTGAGGTGCTTTGCGCTCAATGCCATTCCCACCTGGGGCATGTATTCGAGGGTGAGGGTTTCAACACACCAACCGATCAGAGATACTGCATCAATTCAATTTCTCTGAAGTTTGATGCCCCAAGAAAGGACGATTAA